A single window of Sphaerodactylus townsendi isolate TG3544 linkage group LG03, MPM_Stown_v2.3, whole genome shotgun sequence DNA harbors:
- the PFDN6 gene encoding LOW QUALITY PROTEIN: prefoldin subunit 6 (The sequence of the model RefSeq protein was modified relative to this genomic sequence to represent the inferred CDS: deleted 1 base in 1 codon), giving the protein MAEALQKKLQGELEKYQQLQKDLSKCMTSRQKLEAQLTENNIVKEELDLLDSSNPVYKLVGPVLVKQDTDEAKATVGKRLDYIAGEIKRYEAQMQDYEKKSEQQREGLARLQAEFQKAQTKGAVKA; this is encoded by the exons ATGGCGGAGGCGCTGCAGAAGAAGCTGCAGGGGGAGCTGGAGAAGTACCAGCAGCTGCAGAAAG ACCTCAGCAAGTGCATGACCTCCCGGCAGAAACTGGAGGCGCAGCTGACGGAGAACAACATTGTGAAGGAG gaacTGGACCTCCTGGACTCC TCTAACCCCGTCTACAAGCTGGTTGGGCCGGTGCTGGTGAAGCAGGACACGGACGAGGCGAAGGCCACGGTGGGCAAGCGGCTGGACTACATCGCAGGGGAAAT CAAGCGGTACGAGGCGCAGATGCAGGACTACGAGAAGAAGTCGGAGCAGCAGCGGGAGGGCCTGGCCCGGCTGCAGGCAGAGTTCCAGAAGGCCCAGACCAAGGGGGCTGTCAAGGCCTGA
- the RPS18 gene encoding 40S ribosomal protein S18, with translation MSLVIPEKFQHILRVLNTNIDGRRKIAFAITAIKGVGRRYAHVVLRKADIDLTKRAGELTEDEVERVITIMQNPRQYKIPDWFLNRQKDVKDGKYSQVLANGLDNKLREDLERLKKIRAHRGLRHFWGLRVRGQHTKTTGRRGRTVGVSKKK, from the exons tcGCTCGTGATCCCAGAGAAGTTCCAGCACATCCTCCGAGTCCTCAACACCAACATTGACGGGCGGCGGAAGATCGccttcgccatcactgccatcaAG GGGGTGGGCAGGCGTTATGCCCACGTGGTGCTGAGGAAGGCAGACATCGACTTGACCAAGAGGGCCGGGGAGCTCACGGAAGACGAG GTGGAGCGCGTCATCACCATCATGCAGAACCCCCGGCAGTACAAGATCCCGGACTGGTTCCTCAACAGGCAGAAGGACGTCAAGGACGGGAAGTACAGCCAG GTCTTGGCCAACGGGCTGGATAACAAACTGCGCGAGGACTTGGAGCGCCTGAAGAAGATCCGGGCTCACCGAGGCCTGCGTCACTTCTGGGG CCTGCGTGTCCGGGGTCAGCACACCAAGACTACCGGCCGCCGTGGCAGAACCGTGGGCGTCTCCAAGAAGAAGTAA
- the RGL2 gene encoding ral guanine nucleotide dissociation stimulator-like 2 translates to MKVFLRLGGCLEAGGSPEGVLLTRTRWYCLPAKAPVTLWEEAGDGVVYAVSCRSSGVASEGPESPPSEPPRGRALKAGSLPGLVRHLLAAGALGDPTYVPAFLATYRTFAAPSRVLALLLDSLQALEESPSDVAPETPELQRALGPLLCSWLDGYPEDFVGLEPSLGERLLARLRWALGSGSEYEKGLTLAPKEGAPETREEDEDFVEDQDPDPRYVLGLQADEVAAHLTAQDAELFLRLVPHECLGSLWSQRAKKGHEGACPTVRATVAQFNRVANAVVASCLSDTGLRATQRARLLEKWIRVAEECFCLRNFSALYAVVSALQSTPLHRLKRTWEEISRDCVHLYGELSAICSEKDNYRQSRQLLFQEGCPSAEPTQRRHQRKSPEQRPTGVWSLHSRHFPLKGLQDAGRGHTESAGERVHQFRDQATFPKAAWLQRLPRLTEAQSYQLSCAIEPLGEGGTPTRHVKPSVVITHCTDVLASIGMCGPTSWDKPGSPQTPPDLLLSSAPSLAQHLKWPSVSALDTAPEHDTPSSPTGLAPPPATGGTFIRGHRRSASCGSTRTPGGSSECRFIRVRMELQSDILYKSVVVTSQDKAPAVIAKVLEKHNQEGSLAPHYGLVQLLGESRELALPPTANVFYAMNSSSLDFVLRRKRPPDAPPPPLPPPRTPRPRDTDAHATFPKIKATGRKIAKAFF, encoded by the exons ATGAAGGTGTTCCTCCGCCTGGGGGGCTGCCTGGAGGCGGGGGGGTCGCCCGAGGGGGTGCTGCTCACCCGCACGCGCTGGTATTGCCTGCCCGCCAAG gccccaGTGACGCTGTGGGAGGAGGCCGGCGACGGGGTGGTCTACGCGGTCAGCTGCCGCTCGTCGGGGGTCGCCTCGGAG GGCCCGGAGTCGCCGCCGTCGGAGCCCCCCCGGGGCCGGGCGCTGAAGGCGGGGTCGCTGCCGGGGCTGGTGCGGCACCTGCTGGCGGCGGGGGCGCTGGGCGACCCCACCTACGTGCCCGCCTTCCTGGCCACCTACCGCACCTTCGCCGCCCCCAGCCGGGTCCTGGCGCTGCTCCTGGACAG CCTCCAGGCGCTTGAGGAGTCCCCCTCCGACGTGGCTCCAGAAACGCCAGAGCTGCAGCG GGCGCTGGGCCCCCTCCTGTGCTCGTGGCTGGATGGGTACCCGGAGGACTTTGTGGGCCTGGAGCCCAGCCTGGGGGAGCGACTCTTGGCCCGCCTGCGCTGGGCGCTCGGGAGCGGGTCGGAGTACGAGAAGGGCCTCACCCTGGCCCCGAAGGAAGGTGCCCCGGAGACGCGGGAGGAAGACGAGGACTTCGTGGAGGATCAGGACCCCGACCCCCGTTACGTCCTGGGCCTGCAGGCGGACGAAGTGGCTGCCCACCTGACCGCACAGGACGCC GAGCTCTTTCTCCGCCTGGTGCCCCACGAGTGCTTGGGCTCCCTCTGGTCCCAGCGCGCCAAGAAGGGCCACGAGGGGGCCTGCCCCACGGTCCGGGCCACGGTGGCCCAGTTCAACCGGGTGGCCAATGCGGTCGTGGCCTCCTGCCTGAGCGACACGGGGCTGCGTGCCACACAACGGGCCCGGCTCCTGGAGAAGTGGATCCGCGTGGCAGAG GAGTGCTTCTGCCTCCGGAACTTCTCCGCCCTCTACGCCGTGGTCTCCGCTCTGCAGTCCACCCCGCTGCATCGGCTCAAGCGCACCTGGGAGGAGATATCCAG ggactgCGTCCACCTCTACGGGGAGCTCAGCGCCATCTGCTCAGAGAAGGACAACTACCGCCAGAGCCGCCAGCTCCTTTTCCAG gAAGGCTGCCCTAGTGCTGAGCCCACCCAGCGGAGGCATCAGCGGAAGAGCCCTGAGCAGCGCCCCACG GGCGTGTGGTCCCTGCATTCTCGGCACTTTCCCCTGAAGGGACTCCAGGATGCTGGACGTGGCCACACGGAATCGGCTGGAG AACGGGTACATCAATT CCGGGACCAAGCGACCTTTCCAAAGGCCGCATGGCTGCAGCGCCTCCCCCGCCTCACTGAGGCCCAGAG ctaccAGCTCTCTTGTGCTATTGAGCCTCTCGGAGAGGGAGGAACCCCCACCAGACACGTGAAGCCCTCCGTGGTCATCACCCACTGCACAGa CGTGCTCGCCTCGATCGGCATGTGCGGCCCCACATCCTGGGACAAGCCCGGCTCCCCCCAGACGCCGCCTGACCTGCTGCTCTCCTCCGCTCCTTCCCTGGCCCAg cacttGAAGTGGCCCTCCGTTTCCGCCCTCGACACAGCCCCAGAGCAcgacaccccctcctcccccaccggCCTGGCCCCCCCTCCTGCTACCGGGGGCACCTTCATCCGCGGACACCGGCGCTCGGCATCCTGTGGGTCAACCCGCACCCCAGGGGGCTCCTCCGAGTGCCGCTTCATCCGGGTGCGCATGGAGCTGCAAAGCGACATCCTCTACAAGAGCGTTGTG GTGACCAGCCAGGACAAAGCCCCCGCAGTGATCGCGAAGGTGCTGGAGAAACACAACCAAGAGGGCAGCCTGGCCCCCCACTACGGACTGGTGCAGCTCCTGGGCGAAAGCCGAG AATTGGCCCTGCCACCCACGGCCAACGTCTTCTACGCCATGAACAGCTCCAGCCTGGACTTTGTGCTCCGCCGGAAGCGCCCGCCAGATGCCCCGCCCCCGCCGCTGCCCCCTCCCCGGACCCCACGGCCACGGGACACGGACGCCCACGCCACCTTCCCAAAGATCAAGGCCACTGGGCGCAAGATCGCCAAGGCCTTCTTTTGA